The nucleotide window GCGCTGACGTGCACATTGAGGGCCGCGCGGTGACTGGCCGGAAATTCGGTCAACTCGAAATAGTGCGTGGCGAACAGCGTGAAGGCGGCCACCTTGTCGTGCAAGTGCGCCGCGATGCCGCTGGCCAGGGCCAGGCCGTCGAAGGTGCTGGTGCCGCGGCCGATCTCGTCCATCAGCACCAGCGATTCGGCCGTGGCGGTGTGCAGGATCTGCGCCGCCTCGGTCATCTCCAGCATGAAGGTCGATTGCGCATTGGCCAGGTCGTCGGCGGCGCCGATGCGCGTGTGAATGGCGTCCAACGGCCCCAGCCGGCAGCTTTGCGCCGGCACGTACGAGCCCATCGCCGCCAGCAGCGCGATCAGCGCCACTTGCCGCATGTAGGTGCTTTTGCCGCCCATGTTGGGGCCGGTGATGATCTGCATGCGCGCTTTGTGGCCCAGCACCGTGTCGTTGGCGATGAAGGGCGCGCCGCTGGTTTCGGCCAGACGCGTCTCGACCACCGGATGGCGGCCGCCGCGGATTTCGATGCAGGGCTCGCGCGTGAACCGCGGCGCGTTCCAGTTCAGCGTCAGCGAGCGTTCCGCGAGCGCGCACAGCGCATCAAGCGCCGCGATGGCGCGCGCATAGTGCGTCAGTCGCGGCACGTGCGGCTGCAGGGCGTTCAGCAGATGCTCGTACAGCCACTTTTCGCGCGCCAGTGCACGCTCTTGCGCGGACAGCGCCTTGTCCTCGAAGGTTTTCAGCTCGGGCGTGATGAAGCGCTCGGCGTTCTTCAGCGTCTGGCGGCGGCGGTAGTCGTCCGGCACCTTGCTGGCTTGGCCCTGGCTGACTTCGATGTAAAAGCCGTGAACTTTGTTGAATTGCACACGCAGGTTGGCGATGCCGGTGCGGGCGCGTTCGCGCGCTTCCAGATCGATGAGGAAAGCGTCGCAGTGATCCGAAATGGCGCGCAGCTCGTCCAGCTCGGCATCGAGCCCCGGCGCGATCACGCCGCCGTCGCGGATCAGCGCGGCGGGCTCTTCCAGCAGGGCGGCGCGCAGCAGATCGAGCGCCTCTTCTGGCGGCGCCAGGTCGGCTGAAATTTGAGTCAAATAGGCCGCTTGCGCTTGATGGACAAGCGCAAGCAGCTCATGTTTTTGTAGTGCATGGCGCAGTGCCACCAACTCGCGCGGGCGCACCTGGCCGAGCGCCAGGCGCGCCGTGATGCGCTCGACATCGCTTGTGCCCTTGAGTTGCGCGCGCAGCTGCTGCGCCAGCGTGCCCTCGCGCAACGCGCCAATGGCGGTCAGGCGGGCGCTGGCCTTAGCGCGCTCGCGCGGCGGCGCCAGCAGCCAGCTTTTCAGCTGGCGGCTGCCCATGCCGGTCATGCAGCTGTCGAGCAGCGAGAACAGGGTGGGCGAATCCTCGCCGCGCAGCGTTTGCACCAGCTCCAGGTTGCGGCGCGTGGTGGCGGGCAGCTCGATCAGCTCGCCGGGCCGCTCGACCACCACGCCGCGCACGTGCGTCAGCGCGCGCCCTTGAGTGTGTTCCGCGTAGGTCAACAGGGCGGCCGCGGCGGCCTGGGCGTGCGGCAGATCCTCGGCGTTCCAGGCCGCCAGGCTGGCGGCCTGCAGCTGCTCCAGCAGTTTGCGGCGGCCCAGGGCGGCATCGAATTGGAACTCGGGCCGGTGGGTGAGGGCGGGCCCGCGCCCGGCGGCAGGGCGGGCGCTCTGCAGGCGTTGCTCAAGCGCCGGCGTGGCATCGGCCGGCAGCAGCAGCTCGCTGGGGGCGACGCGATCGAGCCAGGCGGGCAGCTCGTCGGTCGCGCATTCGGCCAGGTGCACCTGGCCTTGCGTCACCGCCAGCCACGCCAAGCCGCAGCGCTGGCGCGCGCCGGGGGCGACGGCCAGCAGGATCGATTCGCTCTTGTCGCTGAGCAGCTCGCTGTCGGTGAGCGTGCCGGGCGTGACCACGCGCACCACCTTGCGCTCCACCGGCCCTTTCGATGTGGCCGGGTCGCCGATTTGCTCGCAGATGGCCACCGATTCACCCAGCTTGATGAGGCGTGCGAGGTAGCCGTCGACCGAGTGAAATGGCACGCCCGCCATCGGAATCGGCTGCCCGGCGGACTGGCCGCGCGTGGTGAGCGTGATGTCGAGCAGTCCCGCCGCGCGCTCGGCGTCGGCGTAGAACATCTCGTAGAAATCACCCATGCGGTAGAACAACAGGGTGTCGGGGAAGTCTGCCTTCAGGCGCAAATACTGCGCCATCATGGGCGTGTGGTTTTCAAGCGCCTCGTGCGTCACCGGGCCTGTCGGGGCTTCAGTGTTTTTCATTAAAAAATCAATGGGTTACGGTAGGTGGTCGCGCGTGCGCGGCGGCGTTTGACTGGCTGCGTGCCCGGTCTGAAATGAATTTCCCGTGGCGCGGGGCGTGGCGACGCATGTTCGGGGCCCATTGCCGCGATTTTGCCGAACGCTGGCACCAAACCCGGCCACGGGCGCAGCGGCATCTTATGTGACGCCAGCCCACAGGCCGCCGTGCCGCGG belongs to Ottowia testudinis and includes:
- the mutS gene encoding DNA mismatch repair protein MutS translates to MKNTEAPTGPVTHEALENHTPMMAQYLRLKADFPDTLLFYRMGDFYEMFYADAERAAGLLDITLTTRGQSAGQPIPMAGVPFHSVDGYLARLIKLGESVAICEQIGDPATSKGPVERKVVRVVTPGTLTDSELLSDKSESILLAVAPGARQRCGLAWLAVTQGQVHLAECATDELPAWLDRVAPSELLLPADATPALEQRLQSARPAAGRGPALTHRPEFQFDAALGRRKLLEQLQAASLAAWNAEDLPHAQAAAAALLTYAEHTQGRALTHVRGVVVERPGELIELPATTRRNLELVQTLRGEDSPTLFSLLDSCMTGMGSRQLKSWLLAPPRERAKASARLTAIGALREGTLAQQLRAQLKGTSDVERITARLALGQVRPRELVALRHALQKHELLALVHQAQAAYLTQISADLAPPEEALDLLRAALLEEPAALIRDGGVIAPGLDAELDELRAISDHCDAFLIDLEARERARTGIANLRVQFNKVHGFYIEVSQGQASKVPDDYRRRQTLKNAERFITPELKTFEDKALSAQERALAREKWLYEHLLNALQPHVPRLTHYARAIAALDALCALAERSLTLNWNAPRFTREPCIEIRGGRHPVVETRLAETSGAPFIANDTVLGHKARMQIITGPNMGGKSTYMRQVALIALLAAMGSYVPAQSCRLGPLDAIHTRIGAADDLANAQSTFMLEMTEAAQILHTATAESLVLMDEIGRGTSTFDGLALASGIAAHLHDKVAAFTLFATHYFELTEFPASHRAALNVHVSAAESGPGIVFLHELQPGPASRSHGIQVARLAGVPAAVVNHARHVLGELEQGASQSRAQVDLFAAPPPAHETQPHPLQTALAGIDPDALSPREALDALYQLKKLAGAAG